From Apus apus isolate bApuApu2 unplaced genomic scaffold, bApuApu2.pri.cur manual_scaffold_30_ctg1, whole genome shotgun sequence, a single genomic window includes:
- the TAP2 gene encoding antigen peptide transporter 2 isoform X4, translating to MALLPALRLASLLLLVDLVLLAALAHLAPALAQLGLVATWLEAALRLPAFTMTQRLLVPEGPRGAAIILGLTPATFLTLRSLLVPGSAAPVLLATATPAWVALTHVAVAAALLAWAAPAPGGGGDTRSPVALGQLLALAWTEWPVLSGAFIFLVLAVLGETAGPYCTGKALDAIRSGEGPTAYTLGLVLAADLGSSLFAGCRGGLFILAQARLKLSTRHRLFSRLVCQDLAFFQETPAAELSARLANEVPLLCEAVPRSANVALRSLWMVVGLVIFMVGLSPRLALLALLEVPLVITARKVYDARYQVLQRAEMDARARTAAVVQETVSSIETVRTFAGEEEEEGRHGRAVDEMLRLRDRMSVESALFTLFQRGKVCHSVKSLVFGHGDLLSKVAAGRKIFDYLELKPTGITGGTQEPATLRGEVTFHRVSFSYPTRPQHLVLKEVSFELHPGKVTALAGLNGSGKSTCAGLLQRFHKPVCGEVLLDGVPLHVYEHHYLHRQRWGRKGGSSRPGRSSASPLPGPWCGDPLSSSLMKPPVPWMGRARQCCRSGCGAGGSRRCCSSPTARGCWRWLIMLWCWNKALWQRWGSLESCGAAVEPTAVCCSTRGGQTPRGGAARSSSPLLPLWMGREGGCSHHDGRLYKIKSRITLENRWVESGGRGSHPTHLLGLGLSPRDVTAAILDTQRWSRRSSEPAGPGARCCW from the exons ATggcactgctccctgccctccGCCTggcctccctcctgctcctggttgacctggtgctgctggcagcactggcCCACTTGGCCCCGGCACTGGCCCAGTTGGGCCTGGTGGCCACCTGGCTGGAGGCCGCCCTGCGTCTGCCAGCGTTTACCATGACCCAGAGGCTGCTGGTGCCAGAGGGTCCCCGAGGAGCTGCCATCATCCTGGGCCTCACCCCTGCCACCTTCCTCACCCTCCGGAGCCTCCTGGTGCCGGGCAGTGCTGCCCCGGTGCTGTTGGCCACTGCCACGCCTGCCTGGGTGGCCTTGACCCACGTGGCGGTGGCCGCTGCGCTCTTGGCTTGGGCGGCACCAGCACCCGGCGGCGGGGGGGACACCAGGTCCCCGGTGGCCttggggcagctgctggcactggccTGGACCGAGTGGCCCGTCCTCTCTGGAGCCTTCATCTTCCTGGTGTTGGCCGTGCTGG GTGAGACCGCGGGGCCGTATTGCACCGGCAAAGCCCTGGACGCCATCCGGAGCGGGGAGGGTCCCACCGCCTACACCCTTGGCCTGGTCCTCGCTGCCGATTTGGGCAG ctcgCTGTTTGCCGGGTGCCGTGGGGGGCTCTTCATCTTGGCCCAGGCCCGGCTCAAGCTCAGCACCCGCCACCGGCTCTTCTCCCGCTTGGTGTGCCAGGACCTAGCCTTCTTCCAGGAGACACCAGCAG CTGAGCTCTCTGCCCGGTTGGCCAATGAGGTGCCCCTGTTGTGCGAAGCAGTGCCACGCAGCGCCAACGTGGCCCTGCGGAGCCTGTGGATGGTGGTGGGGTTGGTCATCTTCATGGTGGGGCTCTCACCCCGCCTGGCGCTGCTGGCGCTGCTGGAGGTGCCCCTCGTCATCACCGCACGCAAGGTCTACGACGCCCGGTACCAG GTGCTGCAGCGGGCGGAGATGGACGCCAGGGCCAGGACAGCAGCGGTGGTGCAGGAGACCGTGTCCTCCATCGAGACGGTCAGGACCTTcgctggggaggaggaggaggagggtcgCCATGGCAGGGCTGTGGATGAGATGCTGAGGCTGAGGGATCGGATGAGCGTGGAGAGTGCCCTCTTCACTCTCTTCCAGCGG GGGAAAGTCTGCCACAGCGTGAAG TCGCTGGTGTTTGGCCACGGAGACCTGCTAAGCAAGGTGGCAGCTGGCCGCAAGATCTTCGACTACCTGGAGCTGAAACCCACCGGGATCACAGGGGGCACCCAGGAACCTGCCACCCTGCGGGGCGAAGTCACCTTCCACCGTGTCTCCTTTAGCTACCCCACACGCCCCCAGCACCTCGTCCTGAAG GAGGTCTCGTTTGAGCTGCACCCCGGCAAGGTGACGGCGTTGGCGGGACTCAATGGCAGTGGGAAGAGCACCTGCGCGGGGCTGCTGCAGCGGTTCCACAAGCCGGTGTGTGGGGAGGTGCTGCTGGATGGGGTCCCGCTGCATGTCTACGAGCACCACTACCTGCACCGCCAg AGGTGGGGGAGAAAGGGGGGAAGCTCTCGGCCGGGGAGAAGCAGCGCATCGCCATTGCCCGGGCCCTGGTGCGGCGACCCGCTGTCCTCATCCTTGATGAAGCCACCAGTGCCCTGGATGGGGAGGGCAAGGCAGTG ctgcaggagtggGTGCGGAGCGGGAGGGTCCAGACGGTGCTGCTCATCACCCACTGCCCGCGGATGCTGGAGGTGGCTGATCATGTTGTGGTGCTGGAACAAGGCACTGTGGCAGAGATGGGGATCCCTGGAGAGCTGTGGGGCCGCCGTGGAGCCTACAGCtgtctgctgcagcaccaggggtGGCCAGACACCTCGGGGAGGGGCTGCGAGGAGCAGCAGCCCTCTCCTGCCACTGTGGATGGGCAGAGAAGGGGGCTGCTCCCACCATGATGGACGTTTGTACAAAATAAAGAGCAGAATCACTTTGGAGAACAGGTGGGTGGAGAGTGGAGGCAGGGGGAGCCACCCAACACATCTGCTGGGTCTCGGATTGTCACCTAGGGATGTCACAGCTGCCATCCTTGACACTCAGAG GTGGAGCAGGAGATCTTCGGAgccagcggggccgggcgcgcGGTGCTGCTGGTGA
- the TAP2 gene encoding antigen peptide transporter 2 isoform X1 produces MALLPALRLASLLLLVDLVLLAALAHLAPALAQLGLVATWLEAALRLPAFTMTQRLLVPEGPRGAAIILGLTPATFLTLRSLLVPGSAAPVLLATATPAWVALTHVAVAAALLAWAAPAPGGGGDTRSPVALGQLLALAWTEWPVLSGAFIFLVLAVLGETAGPYCTGKALDAIRSGEGPTAYTLGLVLAADLGSSLFAGCRGGLFILAQARLKLSTRHRLFSRLVCQDLAFFQETPAAELSARLANEVPLLCEAVPRSANVALRSLWMVVGLVIFMVGLSPRLALLALLEVPLVITARKVYDARYQVLQRAEMDARARTAAVVQETVSSIETVRTFAGEEEEEGRHGRAVDEMLRLRDRMSVESALFTLFQRALQLAMQVLVLYHGHQQLREGTITTGSLVTFLLYQGKVCHSVKSLVFGHGDLLSKVAAGRKIFDYLELKPTGITGGTQEPATLRGEVTFHRVSFSYPTRPQHLVLKEVSFELHPGKVTALAGLNGSGKSTCAGLLQRFHKPVCGEVLLDGVPLHVYEHHYLHRQRWGRKGGSSRPGRSSASPLPGPWCGDPLSSSLMKPPVPWMGRARQCCRSGCGAGGSRRCCSSPTARGCWRWLIMLWCWNKALWQRWGSLESCGAAVEPTAVCCSTRGGQTPRGGAARSSSPLLPLWMGREGGCSHHDGRLYKIKSRITLENRWVESGGRGSHPTHLLGLGLSPRDVTAAILDTQRWSRRSSEPAGPGARCCW; encoded by the exons ATggcactgctccctgccctccGCCTggcctccctcctgctcctggttgacctggtgctgctggcagcactggcCCACTTGGCCCCGGCACTGGCCCAGTTGGGCCTGGTGGCCACCTGGCTGGAGGCCGCCCTGCGTCTGCCAGCGTTTACCATGACCCAGAGGCTGCTGGTGCCAGAGGGTCCCCGAGGAGCTGCCATCATCCTGGGCCTCACCCCTGCCACCTTCCTCACCCTCCGGAGCCTCCTGGTGCCGGGCAGTGCTGCCCCGGTGCTGTTGGCCACTGCCACGCCTGCCTGGGTGGCCTTGACCCACGTGGCGGTGGCCGCTGCGCTCTTGGCTTGGGCGGCACCAGCACCCGGCGGCGGGGGGGACACCAGGTCCCCGGTGGCCttggggcagctgctggcactggccTGGACCGAGTGGCCCGTCCTCTCTGGAGCCTTCATCTTCCTGGTGTTGGCCGTGCTGG GTGAGACCGCGGGGCCGTATTGCACCGGCAAAGCCCTGGACGCCATCCGGAGCGGGGAGGGTCCCACCGCCTACACCCTTGGCCTGGTCCTCGCTGCCGATTTGGGCAG ctcgCTGTTTGCCGGGTGCCGTGGGGGGCTCTTCATCTTGGCCCAGGCCCGGCTCAAGCTCAGCACCCGCCACCGGCTCTTCTCCCGCTTGGTGTGCCAGGACCTAGCCTTCTTCCAGGAGACACCAGCAG CTGAGCTCTCTGCCCGGTTGGCCAATGAGGTGCCCCTGTTGTGCGAAGCAGTGCCACGCAGCGCCAACGTGGCCCTGCGGAGCCTGTGGATGGTGGTGGGGTTGGTCATCTTCATGGTGGGGCTCTCACCCCGCCTGGCGCTGCTGGCGCTGCTGGAGGTGCCCCTCGTCATCACCGCACGCAAGGTCTACGACGCCCGGTACCAG GTGCTGCAGCGGGCGGAGATGGACGCCAGGGCCAGGACAGCAGCGGTGGTGCAGGAGACCGTGTCCTCCATCGAGACGGTCAGGACCTTcgctggggaggaggaggaggagggtcgCCATGGCAGGGCTGTGGATGAGATGCTGAGGCTGAGGGATCGGATGAGCGTGGAGAGTGCCCTCTTCACTCTCTTCCAGCGG gCCCTGCAGTTGGCCATGCAGGTGCTGGTGCTCTACCATGGGCACCAGCAGCTCCGTGAGGGGACCATCACCACTGGCAGCCTTGTCACCTTCCTCCTTTACCAGGGGAAAGTCTGCCACAGCGTGAAG TCGCTGGTGTTTGGCCACGGAGACCTGCTAAGCAAGGTGGCAGCTGGCCGCAAGATCTTCGACTACCTGGAGCTGAAACCCACCGGGATCACAGGGGGCACCCAGGAACCTGCCACCCTGCGGGGCGAAGTCACCTTCCACCGTGTCTCCTTTAGCTACCCCACACGCCCCCAGCACCTCGTCCTGAAG GAGGTCTCGTTTGAGCTGCACCCCGGCAAGGTGACGGCGTTGGCGGGACTCAATGGCAGTGGGAAGAGCACCTGCGCGGGGCTGCTGCAGCGGTTCCACAAGCCGGTGTGTGGGGAGGTGCTGCTGGATGGGGTCCCGCTGCATGTCTACGAGCACCACTACCTGCACCGCCAg AGGTGGGGGAGAAAGGGGGGAAGCTCTCGGCCGGGGAGAAGCAGCGCATCGCCATTGCCCGGGCCCTGGTGCGGCGACCCGCTGTCCTCATCCTTGATGAAGCCACCAGTGCCCTGGATGGGGAGGGCAAGGCAGTG ctgcaggagtggGTGCGGAGCGGGAGGGTCCAGACGGTGCTGCTCATCACCCACTGCCCGCGGATGCTGGAGGTGGCTGATCATGTTGTGGTGCTGGAACAAGGCACTGTGGCAGAGATGGGGATCCCTGGAGAGCTGTGGGGCCGCCGTGGAGCCTACAGCtgtctgctgcagcaccaggggtGGCCAGACACCTCGGGGAGGGGCTGCGAGGAGCAGCAGCCCTCTCCTGCCACTGTGGATGGGCAGAGAAGGGGGCTGCTCCCACCATGATGGACGTTTGTACAAAATAAAGAGCAGAATCACTTTGGAGAACAGGTGGGTGGAGAGTGGAGGCAGGGGGAGCCACCCAACACATCTGCTGGGTCTCGGATTGTCACCTAGGGATGTCACAGCTGCCATCCTTGACACTCAGAG GTGGAGCAGGAGATCTTCGGAgccagcggggccgggcgcgcGGTGCTGCTGGTGA
- the TAP2 gene encoding antigen peptide transporter 2 isoform X2: MALLPALRLASLLLLVDLVLLAALAHLAPALAQLGLVATWLEAALRLPAFTMTQRLLVPEGPRGAAIILGLTPATFLTLRSLLVPGSAAPVLLATATPAWVALTHVAVAAALLAWAAPAPGGGGDTRSPVALGQLLALAWTEWPVLSGAFIFLVLAVLGETAGPYCTGKALDAIRSGEGPTAYTLGLVLAADLGSSLFAGCRGGLFILAQARLKLSTRHRLFSRLVCQDLAFFQETPAAELSARLANEVPLLCEAVPRSANVALRSLWMVVGLVIFMVGLSPRLALLALLEVPLVITARKVYDARYQVLQRAEMDARARTAAVVQETVSSIETVRTFAGEEEEEGRHGRAVDEMLRLRDRMSVESALFTLFQRALQLAMQVLVLYHGHQQLREGTITTGSLVTFLLYQGKVCHSVKSLVFGHGDLLSKVAAGRKIFDYLELKPTGITGGTQEPATLRGEVTFHRVSFSYPTRPQHLVLKEVSFELHPGKVTALAGLNGSGKSTCAGLLQRFHKPVCGEVLLDGVPLHVYEHHYLHRQVALVGQEPVLFSGTIWDNITFGLEGCREEEVRAAAAAAGALGFILALEQGFDTEVGEKGGKLSAGEKQRIAIARALVRRPAVLILDEATSALDGEGKAVLQEWVRSGRVQTVLLITHCPRMLEVADHVVVLEQGTVAEMGIPGELWGRRGAYSCLLQHQGWPDTSGRGCEEQQPSPATVDGQRRGLLPP; the protein is encoded by the exons ATggcactgctccctgccctccGCCTggcctccctcctgctcctggttgacctggtgctgctggcagcactggcCCACTTGGCCCCGGCACTGGCCCAGTTGGGCCTGGTGGCCACCTGGCTGGAGGCCGCCCTGCGTCTGCCAGCGTTTACCATGACCCAGAGGCTGCTGGTGCCAGAGGGTCCCCGAGGAGCTGCCATCATCCTGGGCCTCACCCCTGCCACCTTCCTCACCCTCCGGAGCCTCCTGGTGCCGGGCAGTGCTGCCCCGGTGCTGTTGGCCACTGCCACGCCTGCCTGGGTGGCCTTGACCCACGTGGCGGTGGCCGCTGCGCTCTTGGCTTGGGCGGCACCAGCACCCGGCGGCGGGGGGGACACCAGGTCCCCGGTGGCCttggggcagctgctggcactggccTGGACCGAGTGGCCCGTCCTCTCTGGAGCCTTCATCTTCCTGGTGTTGGCCGTGCTGG GTGAGACCGCGGGGCCGTATTGCACCGGCAAAGCCCTGGACGCCATCCGGAGCGGGGAGGGTCCCACCGCCTACACCCTTGGCCTGGTCCTCGCTGCCGATTTGGGCAG ctcgCTGTTTGCCGGGTGCCGTGGGGGGCTCTTCATCTTGGCCCAGGCCCGGCTCAAGCTCAGCACCCGCCACCGGCTCTTCTCCCGCTTGGTGTGCCAGGACCTAGCCTTCTTCCAGGAGACACCAGCAG CTGAGCTCTCTGCCCGGTTGGCCAATGAGGTGCCCCTGTTGTGCGAAGCAGTGCCACGCAGCGCCAACGTGGCCCTGCGGAGCCTGTGGATGGTGGTGGGGTTGGTCATCTTCATGGTGGGGCTCTCACCCCGCCTGGCGCTGCTGGCGCTGCTGGAGGTGCCCCTCGTCATCACCGCACGCAAGGTCTACGACGCCCGGTACCAG GTGCTGCAGCGGGCGGAGATGGACGCCAGGGCCAGGACAGCAGCGGTGGTGCAGGAGACCGTGTCCTCCATCGAGACGGTCAGGACCTTcgctggggaggaggaggaggagggtcgCCATGGCAGGGCTGTGGATGAGATGCTGAGGCTGAGGGATCGGATGAGCGTGGAGAGTGCCCTCTTCACTCTCTTCCAGCGG gCCCTGCAGTTGGCCATGCAGGTGCTGGTGCTCTACCATGGGCACCAGCAGCTCCGTGAGGGGACCATCACCACTGGCAGCCTTGTCACCTTCCTCCTTTACCAGGGGAAAGTCTGCCACAGCGTGAAG TCGCTGGTGTTTGGCCACGGAGACCTGCTAAGCAAGGTGGCAGCTGGCCGCAAGATCTTCGACTACCTGGAGCTGAAACCCACCGGGATCACAGGGGGCACCCAGGAACCTGCCACCCTGCGGGGCGAAGTCACCTTCCACCGTGTCTCCTTTAGCTACCCCACACGCCCCCAGCACCTCGTCCTGAAG GAGGTCTCGTTTGAGCTGCACCCCGGCAAGGTGACGGCGTTGGCGGGACTCAATGGCAGTGGGAAGAGCACCTGCGCGGGGCTGCTGCAGCGGTTCCACAAGCCGGTGTGTGGGGAGGTGCTGCTGGATGGGGTCCCGCTGCATGTCTACGAGCACCACTACCTGCACCGCCAg GTGGCGTTGGTGGGGCAAGAGCCAGTGCTTTTCTCTGGCACCATCTGGGACAACATCACCTTCGGGctggagggctgcagggaggaggaggtgagggcggctgctgctgctgccggtgCCCTGGGCTTCATCTTAGCACTGGAGCAGGGCTTTGACACCG AGGTGGGGGAGAAAGGGGGGAAGCTCTCGGCCGGGGAGAAGCAGCGCATCGCCATTGCCCGGGCCCTGGTGCGGCGACCCGCTGTCCTCATCCTTGATGAAGCCACCAGTGCCCTGGATGGGGAGGGCAAGGCAGTG ctgcaggagtggGTGCGGAGCGGGAGGGTCCAGACGGTGCTGCTCATCACCCACTGCCCGCGGATGCTGGAGGTGGCTGATCATGTTGTGGTGCTGGAACAAGGCACTGTGGCAGAGATGGGGATCCCTGGAGAGCTGTGGGGCCGCCGTGGAGCCTACAGCtgtctgctgcagcaccaggggtGGCCAGACACCTCGGGGAGGGGCTGCGAGGAGCAGCAGCCCTCTCCTGCCACTGTGGATGGGCAGAGAAGGGGGCTGCTCCCACCATGA
- the TAP2 gene encoding antigen peptide transporter 2 isoform X3, translated as MALLPALRLASLLLLVDLVLLAALAHLAPALAQLGLVATWLEAALRLPAFTMTQRLLVPEGPRGAAIILGLTPATFLTLRSLLVPGSAAPVLLATATPAWVALTHVAVAAALLAWAAPAPGGGGDTRSPVALGQLLALAWTEWPVLSGAFIFLVLAVLGETAGPYCTGKALDAIRSGEGPTAYTLGLVLAADLGSSLFAGCRGGLFILAQARLKLSTRHRLFSRLVCQDLAFFQETPAAELSARLANEVPLLCEAVPRSANVALRSLWMVVGLVIFMVGLSPRLALLALLEVPLVITARKVYDARYQVLQRAEMDARARTAAVVQETVSSIETVRTFAGEEEEEGRHGRAVDEMLRLRDRMSVESALFTLFQRALQLAMQVLVLYHGHQQLREGTITTGSLVTFLLYQGKVCHSVKSLVFGHGDLLSKVAAGRKIFDYLELKPTGITGGTQEPATLRGEVTFHRVSFSYPTRPQHLVLKEVSFELHPGKVTALAGLNGSGKSTCAGLLQRFHKPVCGEVLLDGVPLHVYEHHYLHRQRWGRKGGSSRPGRSSASPLPGPWCGDPLSSSLMKPPVPWMGRARQCCRSGCGAGGSRRCCSSPTARGCWRWLIMLWCWNKALWQRWGSLESCGAAVEPTAVCCSTRGGQTPRGGAARSSSPLLPLWMGREGGCSHHDGRLYKIKSRITLENRWVESGGRGSHPTHLLGLGLSPRDVTAAILDTQSNFFF; from the exons ATggcactgctccctgccctccGCCTggcctccctcctgctcctggttgacctggtgctgctggcagcactggcCCACTTGGCCCCGGCACTGGCCCAGTTGGGCCTGGTGGCCACCTGGCTGGAGGCCGCCCTGCGTCTGCCAGCGTTTACCATGACCCAGAGGCTGCTGGTGCCAGAGGGTCCCCGAGGAGCTGCCATCATCCTGGGCCTCACCCCTGCCACCTTCCTCACCCTCCGGAGCCTCCTGGTGCCGGGCAGTGCTGCCCCGGTGCTGTTGGCCACTGCCACGCCTGCCTGGGTGGCCTTGACCCACGTGGCGGTGGCCGCTGCGCTCTTGGCTTGGGCGGCACCAGCACCCGGCGGCGGGGGGGACACCAGGTCCCCGGTGGCCttggggcagctgctggcactggccTGGACCGAGTGGCCCGTCCTCTCTGGAGCCTTCATCTTCCTGGTGTTGGCCGTGCTGG GTGAGACCGCGGGGCCGTATTGCACCGGCAAAGCCCTGGACGCCATCCGGAGCGGGGAGGGTCCCACCGCCTACACCCTTGGCCTGGTCCTCGCTGCCGATTTGGGCAG ctcgCTGTTTGCCGGGTGCCGTGGGGGGCTCTTCATCTTGGCCCAGGCCCGGCTCAAGCTCAGCACCCGCCACCGGCTCTTCTCCCGCTTGGTGTGCCAGGACCTAGCCTTCTTCCAGGAGACACCAGCAG CTGAGCTCTCTGCCCGGTTGGCCAATGAGGTGCCCCTGTTGTGCGAAGCAGTGCCACGCAGCGCCAACGTGGCCCTGCGGAGCCTGTGGATGGTGGTGGGGTTGGTCATCTTCATGGTGGGGCTCTCACCCCGCCTGGCGCTGCTGGCGCTGCTGGAGGTGCCCCTCGTCATCACCGCACGCAAGGTCTACGACGCCCGGTACCAG GTGCTGCAGCGGGCGGAGATGGACGCCAGGGCCAGGACAGCAGCGGTGGTGCAGGAGACCGTGTCCTCCATCGAGACGGTCAGGACCTTcgctggggaggaggaggaggagggtcgCCATGGCAGGGCTGTGGATGAGATGCTGAGGCTGAGGGATCGGATGAGCGTGGAGAGTGCCCTCTTCACTCTCTTCCAGCGG gCCCTGCAGTTGGCCATGCAGGTGCTGGTGCTCTACCATGGGCACCAGCAGCTCCGTGAGGGGACCATCACCACTGGCAGCCTTGTCACCTTCCTCCTTTACCAGGGGAAAGTCTGCCACAGCGTGAAG TCGCTGGTGTTTGGCCACGGAGACCTGCTAAGCAAGGTGGCAGCTGGCCGCAAGATCTTCGACTACCTGGAGCTGAAACCCACCGGGATCACAGGGGGCACCCAGGAACCTGCCACCCTGCGGGGCGAAGTCACCTTCCACCGTGTCTCCTTTAGCTACCCCACACGCCCCCAGCACCTCGTCCTGAAG GAGGTCTCGTTTGAGCTGCACCCCGGCAAGGTGACGGCGTTGGCGGGACTCAATGGCAGTGGGAAGAGCACCTGCGCGGGGCTGCTGCAGCGGTTCCACAAGCCGGTGTGTGGGGAGGTGCTGCTGGATGGGGTCCCGCTGCATGTCTACGAGCACCACTACCTGCACCGCCAg AGGTGGGGGAGAAAGGGGGGAAGCTCTCGGCCGGGGAGAAGCAGCGCATCGCCATTGCCCGGGCCCTGGTGCGGCGACCCGCTGTCCTCATCCTTGATGAAGCCACCAGTGCCCTGGATGGGGAGGGCAAGGCAGTG ctgcaggagtggGTGCGGAGCGGGAGGGTCCAGACGGTGCTGCTCATCACCCACTGCCCGCGGATGCTGGAGGTGGCTGATCATGTTGTGGTGCTGGAACAAGGCACTGTGGCAGAGATGGGGATCCCTGGAGAGCTGTGGGGCCGCCGTGGAGCCTACAGCtgtctgctgcagcaccaggggtGGCCAGACACCTCGGGGAGGGGCTGCGAGGAGCAGCAGCCCTCTCCTGCCACTGTGGATGGGCAGAGAAGGGGGCTGCTCCCACCATGATGGACGTTTGTACAAAATAAAGAGCAGAATCACTTTGGAGAACAGGTGGGTGGAGAGTGGAGGCAGGGGGAGCCACCCAACACATCTGCTGGGTCTCGGATTGTCACCTAGGGATGTCACAGCTGCCATCCTTGACACTCAGAG taatttttttttttag
- the LOC127396191 gene encoding class I histocompatibility antigen, F10 alpha chain-like produces MGPGRALGLGLLLGVFCGGASGLHSLRYFDVAVSEPSPGVPEFVSVGYVDGILIARYDSKTRRVTPGADWMEANLDQEYWDRNTQTCRNNQQINRVDLETLRSRYNQSGRAHTVQRMYGCDLLEDGTIRGYRQDAYDGQDFISFDLDTMTFIAADAAAQITKRKWEEDGAEAERWKNYLETICIEWLRRYVSFAGRAVLERKEPPTVRVSGKEAHGVLTLSCRAYGFYPRPISISWLKEGEVRDQETEWGSVAPNGDGTFYSWASIEARPEEQDKYRCRVEHASLAQPGLYAWEPQSNLLTIVLAVAGAILVVVAMGAGFALWKCKSGLTGYRAAAGSDRGSGSSNEGSERASKEILA; encoded by the exons atggggccgggccgggcgctggggctggggctgctgctgggggtcTTCTGCGGGGGGGCGAGCG GGCTCCACTCCCTGCGCTACTTTGACGTCGCGGTGTCGGAGCCCAGCCCGGGGGTGCCCGAGTTTGTGTCTGTGGGGTACGTGGATGGGATCCTCATCGCACGGTATGACAGCAAGACAAGGAGGGTGACACCTGGGGCAGACTGGATGGAGGCCAACCTGGACCAGGAGTACTGGGACAGGAACACCCAGACCTGCCGGAACAACCAGCAGATTAACCGTGTGGACCTGGAGACACTGCGGAGCCGCTACAACCAGAGTGGGA GAGCTCACACGGTGCAGAGGATGTACGGCTGTGACCTCCTGGAGGATGGGACCATCAGGGGGTATCGGCAGGACGCCTATGATGGGCAGGACTTCATCTCCTTCGACCTGGACACGATGACGTTCATCGCGGCGGATGCGGCAGCACAAATCACCAAGAGGAAGTGGGAGGAGGACGGGGCTGAAGCTGAACGATGGAAGAACTACCTGGAGACGATCTGCATTGAGTGGCTGAGGAGATACGTGAGCTTTGCTGGGcgggctgtgctggagaggaaag agccccccacGGTCCGAGTGTCGGGGAAGGAGGCCCACGGGGTCCTGACCTTGTCCTGCCGCGCTTACGGCTTCTACCCGCGGCCCATCAGCATCAGCTGGCTGAAGGAGGGCGAGGTCAGGGACCAGGAGACCGAGTGGGGCAGCGTGGCGCCCAACGGCGACGGCACCTTCTACTCCTGGGCCTCCATCGAGGCCCGCCCGGAGGAGCAGGACAAGTACCGGTGCCGCGTGGAACACGCCAGCCTGGCCCAGCCCGGCCTCTACGCGTGGG AGCCACAGTCCAACCTGTTGACCATCGTGCTGGCGGTGGCCGGTGCCATCCTGGTTGTTGTGGCCATGGGGGCCGGATTTGCCCTCTGGAAGTGCAAGTCAG ggctgacGGGCTACAGGGCAGCGGCAG GCTCGGACAGGGGGTCTGGTAGCTCAAACGAGGGCTCTGAGAGGGCGTCCAAAG AGATCCTCGCCTGA